From Bacillus sp. FSL K6-3431, the proteins below share one genomic window:
- the ileS gene encoding isoleucine--tRNA ligase encodes MEYKDTLLMPKTEFPMRGNLPKKEPEIQAKWKEQDIYRKVQEHTKGKPLYILHDGPPYANGDLHMGHALNKTLKDFIVRYKSMSGYCAPYVPGWDTHGLPIEQALANKGIKRKEMSVAEFRELCTKYAYEQVENQRNEFKRLGVRGDWDNPYITLKPEYEAQQIHVFGEMAKKGYIYKGKKPVYWSPSSESALAEAEIEYQDKRSPSIYVSFAVSDGKDTLEQGVKFIIWTTTPWTIPANLGIAVHPDLQYAVVKVGEDQFVVAEALLEQVSTTLEWDDVSTVKTVKGSELENIVTKHPLYERDSLVVLGDHVTTESGTGCVHTAPGHGEDDFYVGQKYGLDVLCPVDDRGNMTDEAPGFEGLFYDAANKPITEQLTAVGALLKLEFITHSYPHDWRTKKPVIFRATAQWFASIKDFRSDLLEAIKDVKWVPNWGETRLYNMVRDRGDWCISRQRVWGVPIPVFYAENGESIITDETIANVAKLFRQYGSNIWFEKEAKELLPEGFKHPGSPNGIFTKETDIMDVWFDSGSSHQGVLEEREDLQRPADLYLEGSDQYRGWFNSSLTTAVAVTGKAPYKGVLSHGFVLDGNGRKMSKSLGNVILPGKVTNQLGAEIIRLWVSSVDYQADVRVSDAILKQVSEVYRKIRNTFRFLLGNLADFNPEKDVIEYDELREVDQFILVKLNNLVKEVRTSYDQYEFASIYHAVNNFCTNELSSFYMDFAKDVLYIEAADQYERRAMQTVMYKCVITLAKLLSPILPHTADEVWAHTPGVVEESVQLTNMPEYAEIAKSEQLEEKWEAFLQLRDDVLKALEIARNEKVIGKSLAAKISLYVNVETKVLLDDITENLKQLFIVSGFEVAGSLEDAPEHAHAFERVAIVVEKADGETCERCWVVTPEIGKDEEHPTLCLRCASVVK; translated from the coding sequence ATGGAGTATAAAGATACTTTACTAATGCCGAAAACAGAATTTCCAATGCGTGGAAACTTACCGAAAAAAGAACCTGAAATTCAAGCGAAATGGAAAGAACAAGATATATATCGTAAAGTGCAAGAGCATACGAAAGGGAAGCCATTATATATTTTACATGACGGTCCTCCATATGCGAATGGTGATCTCCATATGGGACACGCGCTAAATAAAACATTAAAAGATTTCATCGTTCGATATAAATCAATGAGCGGATATTGCGCACCATATGTACCGGGTTGGGATACACATGGTTTACCTATTGAGCAAGCACTTGCTAATAAAGGAATTAAACGTAAAGAGATGTCTGTAGCTGAATTCCGTGAACTATGCACTAAATATGCTTATGAACAAGTTGAAAATCAACGAAATGAATTTAAACGACTTGGCGTTAGAGGCGATTGGGATAATCCATATATCACTCTAAAGCCTGAGTATGAAGCTCAGCAAATTCATGTTTTCGGAGAAATGGCGAAAAAAGGTTATATTTATAAAGGGAAAAAACCAGTGTATTGGTCTCCATCAAGTGAATCTGCCTTAGCCGAGGCCGAGATAGAGTATCAAGATAAACGATCACCTTCTATTTACGTTTCTTTTGCTGTTTCTGATGGCAAAGATACATTAGAGCAAGGTGTTAAATTTATCATTTGGACAACAACACCATGGACAATTCCTGCTAATCTAGGGATCGCTGTTCATCCTGATTTACAATATGCTGTTGTTAAAGTTGGCGAAGACCAGTTTGTCGTAGCAGAAGCATTATTGGAACAAGTATCCACAACCTTAGAGTGGGATGATGTATCAACAGTTAAAACGGTCAAAGGATCAGAACTGGAAAACATCGTTACGAAACATCCATTATATGAGCGGGATTCGCTTGTAGTATTAGGTGATCATGTGACGACTGAATCTGGAACGGGCTGTGTCCATACGGCACCTGGGCACGGGGAAGATGACTTCTATGTAGGACAGAAATACGGGCTTGACGTGTTATGTCCTGTAGATGATCGAGGAAATATGACAGATGAAGCTCCTGGATTTGAAGGTTTATTTTATGATGCTGCGAATAAACCAATTACGGAGCAATTAACAGCAGTCGGTGCATTGCTTAAATTGGAATTTATTACGCATTCATATCCACATGACTGGAGAACGAAAAAACCGGTAATTTTCCGTGCTACTGCCCAATGGTTTGCATCGATTAAAGATTTCCGTTCCGACCTATTGGAAGCAATTAAAGATGTAAAATGGGTTCCGAATTGGGGAGAAACAAGGCTGTATAATATGGTGCGCGACAGAGGAGATTGGTGTATTTCCAGACAACGTGTATGGGGAGTACCTATTCCAGTCTTCTATGCGGAAAATGGTGAATCGATTATTACGGATGAAACAATTGCAAATGTAGCAAAGTTATTCCGTCAATATGGTTCAAATATTTGGTTTGAAAAAGAAGCGAAGGAACTTCTTCCTGAAGGTTTTAAACATCCGGGTAGCCCGAACGGAATATTCACAAAAGAAACAGATATTATGGATGTTTGGTTTGACTCTGGTTCATCACACCAAGGAGTATTAGAGGAACGCGAAGATCTACAACGACCTGCAGACTTGTATTTAGAAGGGTCAGATCAATATCGTGGTTGGTTTAACTCGTCATTAACGACTGCTGTCGCTGTAACAGGAAAAGCGCCATATAAAGGTGTATTAAGTCATGGATTTGTACTTGATGGTAATGGCCGTAAAATGAGTAAATCACTTGGTAATGTTATTTTACCGGGTAAAGTGACAAATCAACTTGGCGCAGAAATTATTCGTTTATGGGTTTCATCAGTGGATTATCAAGCGGATGTCCGCGTTTCTGACGCTATTTTGAAACAAGTAAGTGAAGTATACCGAAAAATCAGAAACACTTTCCGCTTTTTACTTGGAAACCTTGCTGATTTTAATCCGGAAAAAGATGTCATTGAATATGATGAATTACGTGAAGTAGATCAATTTATCCTTGTAAAACTCAATAATTTAGTGAAAGAAGTCCGCACATCTTATGATCAATATGAGTTTGCAAGTATATACCATGCCGTTAATAATTTCTGTACAAATGAATTAAGTTCTTTTTATATGGATTTCGCTAAAGATGTGTTGTATATCGAAGCGGCGGATCAATATGAGCGTAGAGCGATGCAAACAGTTATGTATAAGTGTGTTATTACACTTGCTAAATTGCTATCACCAATTCTCCCACATACAGCTGATGAGGTATGGGCACATACGCCTGGAGTAGTGGAAGAAAGTGTGCAACTAACGAATATGCCGGAATATGCTGAAATTGCCAAATCTGAGCAATTAGAAGAGAAATGGGAAGCATTCTTACAGCTTCGTGATGATGTTCTCAAAGCATTGGAAATTGCTCGAAATGAGAAAGTCATTGGTAAGTCTTTAGCAGCAAAAATTAGTTTATACGTAAATGTTGAAACGAAAGTATTGTTGGACGATATTACTGAAAATCTAAAGCAGTTATTTATCGTTTCAGGCTTTGAAGTGGCAGGATCTCTTGAAGATGCACCAGAGCATGCACATGCATTTGAGCGTGTAGCAATTGTTGTAGAAAAAGCTGATGGTGAAACATGTGAAAGATGCTGGGTTGTAACTCCGGAAATTGGGAAAGATGAAGAACATCCAACGCTGTGTCTTCGTTGTGCTTCTGTAGTGAAATAG
- a CDS encoding DivIVA domain-containing protein, whose translation MPLTPVDIHNKEFSKGLRGYDQDEVNEFLDQIIKDFEIVLRDKKELESKLSSANERIGHFQSIEESLQKSIVVAQEAAQEVRGNAQKEAKLIIREAEKNADRIVNESLSKARKIAIEIEDLKKQSKVFRTRFKMLVEAQLDLIGNDDWDHLMEFEVDATELKALEDVDQ comes from the coding sequence ATGCCGTTAACGCCAGTAGATATACATAATAAAGAGTTTAGCAAAGGGTTACGTGGTTATGACCAAGATGAGGTAAATGAATTTTTAGATCAAATTATTAAAGATTTTGAAATAGTGCTTCGTGACAAGAAAGAATTGGAAAGTAAATTATCTTCAGCTAATGAGCGAATAGGGCATTTTCAAAGTATAGAAGAATCATTACAAAAGTCCATAGTTGTTGCTCAAGAAGCAGCTCAAGAAGTGAGAGGAAACGCTCAAAAAGAAGCGAAGCTTATTATTCGTGAGGCGGAAAAAAACGCCGATAGAATCGTAAATGAATCGTTGTCTAAAGCGCGTAAAATCGCAATTGAAATTGAAGACCTAAAAAAACAATCAAAAGTTTTTAGAACGAGATTTAAGATGTTGGTCGAAGCGCAATTGGATTTAATTGGCAATGATGATTGGGATCACTTAATGGAATTTGAAGTGGATGCAACAGAATTGAAAGCATTGGAAGATGTAGATCAGTAA
- a CDS encoding YlmH family RNA-binding protein, with the protein MSVIYQHFRPEEKDFIDQVVGWREYVERTYAPKLTDFLDPRQQFILSSLLGENNDVCFQFFGGTEICERKRACIFPDYYEWNIEDFQIGLYEIDYPRKFVQIDHRMVLGSIMSLGLKRDKFGDIIVNGDRIQFFMAEEVENYILFELNQIGKAKVLIQKQVSDPITSDEQWRESEKTTSSMRLDVILAAAYNISRQKSQTFIQQGLVKVNWEKLEQPAFECMESDVLSVRGLGRCKIIEIQGKTKKDKWRIKIGVLK; encoded by the coding sequence ATGTCTGTGATTTACCAGCATTTTAGACCGGAAGAAAAAGATTTTATTGATCAAGTTGTTGGATGGCGAGAGTATGTTGAGCGTACATATGCCCCCAAATTAACAGATTTTCTTGATCCTCGTCAACAGTTTATTTTAAGTTCACTTTTGGGCGAGAATAATGATGTTTGTTTTCAATTCTTTGGGGGAACAGAAATATGTGAGCGGAAAAGAGCCTGTATTTTTCCTGATTACTATGAATGGAATATAGAGGATTTTCAAATTGGTCTATATGAAATTGATTATCCGCGAAAATTCGTACAAATAGATCATAGGATGGTACTCGGTTCGATCATGTCTCTAGGATTAAAGCGGGACAAATTTGGAGATATTATTGTAAATGGTGATCGAATCCAATTTTTTATGGCAGAAGAAGTTGAAAATTATATTCTTTTTGAATTAAATCAAATTGGCAAAGCGAAAGTATTGATTCAAAAACAAGTGAGTGACCCGATTACATCAGATGAACAATGGCGAGAATCTGAAAAAACTACGAGTTCTATGCGTCTTGATGTAATACTTGCCGCAGCATATAATATTTCCAGACAAAAATCGCAGACATTCATTCAACAAGGGCTCGTAAAAGTGAATTGGGAAAAGCTAGAACAACCTGCTTTTGAATGTATGGAAAGCGATGTGTTGTCCGTTCGTGGATTGGGAAGATGTAAAATAATTGAAATCCAAGGAAAAACCAAAAAAGATAAATGGCGTATAAAAATAGGGGTATTAAAATAA
- a CDS encoding YggT family protein: MNMIFGLISQIIYFYSFALIIYILMSWFPNARETGIGKFLARICEPYLEPFRRIVPSLGMIDISPIVAFFVLRLATNGLAELGRWIG, translated from the coding sequence ATGAATATGATCTTTGGTTTAATCTCTCAAATAATATATTTTTATTCTTTTGCTTTAATTATTTATATCTTAATGTCTTGGTTTCCAAATGCACGGGAAACAGGTATTGGCAAATTTTTAGCGCGTATTTGTGAACCGTATTTAGAACCTTTTCGTCGAATTGTACCATCACTTGGAATGATTGATATATCACCAATTGTTGCGTTTTTCGTTCTTAGATTGGCGACAAACGGATTAGCTGAACTTGGAAGATGGATAGGCTAA